The genome window GAATGTTACAATCAGTCAGTATGAATATTCATATTGATGTAGTTGGCGGTCACTGATAAGATCGAAAATTTGGAAGGAGGTGCAGATGATGCCAACAATTAACCAATTAGTTCGTAAAAGTAGAAAAGCGCTAGAGAAGAAATCTACTGCTCCAGCATTACAAAAAGGTTACAACTCTTTAAATAAGAAAGTAACTGACGCTAGTGCCCCACAAAAAAGAGGGGTTTGTACTTCAGTAAAAACAGTTACTCCTAAGAAGCCTAACTCAGCTTTAAGAAAAGTTGCCAGAGTTAGATTAACTAATGGTATAGAAGTTTCTGCTTATATACCAGGAGAAGGACATAACTTACAAGAGCATAGTGTTGTTCTTATAAGAGGAGGAAGAGTAAAAGACCTTCCAGGGGTTAGATACCATATACTAAGAGGTACTCTAGATACAGCAGGTGTTGACAAGAGAAGACAATCAAGATCTAAATACGGTGCGAAGAGACCTAAAGAAGCTAAAAAGTAAAAACAATTAATGATTGATTATAGTTCGGTGCTTTAAATATATATATATTTACGGCATCACGGCATTAAGTGAATTATGTCGAGTACCTATGATTTAAGTTAAATAATTAAGGAGGGAAGCGAAATGCCAAGAAAAGGTAATGTTCCAAAAAGAGAAGTTTTACCAGATCCTATGTATGGGAGTAAGGTAGTTACTAAATTAATAAATAATCTGATGGTAGACGGGAAAAAAGGAAAGTCTCAAAGAATAGTTTATGATGCTTTCGCAATTGTTGCTGAAAAGACAGGAGAAGAAGCTTTAGAAGTATTTAATAAAGCAATGGATAATATAATGCCTGTTTTAGAAGTAAAAGCAAGAAGAGTTGGTGGAGCAAACTACCAAGTGCCAATCGAAGTTAGACCTGAAAGAAGACAAACATTAGGCTTAAGATGGCTAGTGAAATATACTAGAGCTCGTGGAGAAAAAGGAATGGTTGAAAAGCTAGCTAAAGAAATAATGGATGCAGCTAACAACACTGGAGCTTCAGTTAAGAAAAAAGAAGATACTCATAAAATGGCAGAAGCTAATAAGGCATTTGCTCATTACAGATGGTAGGATATATAGATATCTTATAAATTTAAGGATATCATAAGGAGGATAACCATGGCTAGAAAGTTTCCTTTGGAAAAAACTAGGAATATAGGAATCATGGCTCATATAGATGCAGGAAAGACTACTACTACAGAAAGAATCCTGTTTTATACTGGGCAAACTCATAAAATAGGAGAAACTCATGAAGGAGCTTCTCAAATGGACTGGATGGAGCAAGAGAAGGAAAGAGGTATAACAATAACTTCTGCCGCTACTACTGCTTCATGGAAAGACCATAGAATAAACATAATAGATACTCCTGGACACGTGGACTTCACAGTTGAGGTTGAAAGATCTCTAAGAGTTCTTGACGGTTCAGTTGCTGTATTCTGTGCAAAGGGTGGGGTTGAGCCTCAATCAGAAAATGTATGGAGACAAGCTGAAACTTATGGAGTACCTAGAATAGCTTTTGTAAACAAAATGGATATATTAGGTGCAGATTTCTACAATGTTGTAAGTATGATGAAATCTAGATTAAATTCTAATGCAGTTCCTATGCAATTACCAATAGGTAAGGAAGATTCATTCATAGGTATAATAGACTTATTAAAAATGGATGCTGTTATATACAAAGACGACCTAGGTGTTGAAATGGAAGAAACAGACATACCAGAAGATATGAAAGAATTAGCTGCTGAGTGGAGAGAAAAATTAGTTGAGTCAGTAGCTGAAACTGATGAAGAATTAATGATGAAATACCTTGAAGGTGAAGAACTTACTATAGATGAATTAAAAGTTGCTATAAGAAAAGCTACTATAGCTTGTGAAATGAACCCAGTTTTCTGTGGTACAGCTTATAGAAACAAAGGTGTTCAGTTAGTAATAGATGCAGTTTTAGATTACTTACCAGCACCAACTGATATACCAGCTATAAAAGGTATATTAGCAGATGGAGAAGAAGCTGAAAGACATTCTTCTGATGAAGAACCATTCTCTGCATTAGCATTCAAAATAATGACTGACCCATTCGTTGGAAAACTAGCGTTCTTCAGAGTTTACTCTGGAACATTAGAATCTGGTTCTTATGTTTTAAATGCAACTAAGAATAAGAGAGAAAGAATTGGTCGTATATTACAAATGCATGCCAATACAAGAGAAGAAATAACTAAGGTTTATGCTGGAGATATAGCAGCAGCAGTAGGATTAAAAGATACTACTACTGGAGACACATTATGTGACCCTGCTAATCCAATAATACTTGAATCTATGGAATTCCCTGAGCCAGTTATATCTGTTGCTATAGAGCCAAGCTCTAAAGCAGCTCAAGAGAAAATGGGTATAGCTCTTCAAAAACTAGCTGAAGAAGACCCAACTTTCACAGTTAAGACTGACCAAGAAACAGGACAAACTATAATATCTGGTATGGGTGAGTTACACTTAGAGATAATAGTAGATAGATTATTAAGAGAATTTAAAGTAGAAGCTAAAGTTGGTGCACCACAAGTTGCATATAGAGAGACTATAACTCAACCAGTTGATGTTGAATACAAGTACTCTAAGCAATCAGGTGGTAGAGGACAATACGGTCACGTTAAGATTAGAGTTGCTCCTCAAGAGCCAGGTGAAGGATACAAGTTCACAAACAAAACTGTTGGTGGATCTGTACCAAAAGAATATGTTGGTCCAGTTGACATGGGTATACAAGGAGCTATGCAATCTGGTATAGTTGCTGGATATCCAGTTGTAGACGTTGCTGTTGAGTTATATGATGGTTCTTACCATGAGGTTGACTCTTCTGAGATGGCGTTCAAAATGGCTGGTTCAATGGCATTCAAAGATGCTATGAAGAAAGGTAATGCAGTTCTTTTAGAGCCTTACTTCAAAGTAGAAGTTGTTACTCCAGAAGATTACATGGGAGATGTTATGGGTGACTTGAACTCAAGAAGAGGTTTAATCCAGGGAATGGAAGCTAGAAGTGGTGCACAAGTTATAAATGCATTCGTTCCACTTTCAGAAATGTTTGGATACTCAACAGATTTAAGATCTTCAACACAAGGTCGTGCAACTTATACAATGATATTCGATCACTATGAGCAAGTTCCAGCTTCAGTTGCTAAGAAAATAGCTGAAGGAAAATAATTTAAAAATAATTAATAATATAAATATAAAAAATAATCAGCAAGATGAGATATATCTCATCTTGCACAAGATAAAGGGAGGAAATTCAAAATGGCTAAAGCTAAATACGAAAGAACAAAACCTCATGTTAATATAGGGACAATAGGACACGTAGACCACGGTAAAACTACATTAACAGCAGCAATAACAAAAACATTATATGACAGATACCAATTAGGAGAAGCAGTAGATTTCGCAAACATAGATAAAGCTCCAGAAGAAAGAGAAAGAGGAATCACAATATCAACAGCACACGTTGAGTATGAAACACCAAATAGACACTACGCACACGTTGACTGCCCAGGACATGCTGACTACGTTAAGAACATGATAACAGGAGCAGCACAAATGGATGGAGCAATATTAGTTTGTTCAGCAACAGATGGACCAATGCCACAAACAAGAGAGCATATACTATTATCAAGACAAGTTGGAGTACCATATATAGTAGTATTCTTAAACAAATGTGATATGGTAGATGACGAAGAGTTATTAGAGTTAGTAGAGATGGAAGTAAGAGATTTATTAACAGAGTATGATTTCCCAGGAGATGACACTCCAATAGTAAGAGGGTCAGCATTAATGGCATTAGAAGATCCAAAGAGCGAGTGGGGAGATAAGATAGTAGAATTATTCGAGCAAATAGATGAGTATATCCCAGCACCAGAGAGAGATACAGACAAGCCATTCTTAATGCCAGTAGAGGACGTATTCTCAATCACAGGAAGAGGAACAGTTGCAACAGGAAGAGTGGAAAGAGGAGTACTAAAAGTACAAGACGAAGTAGAATTAGTAGGATTAACAGAAGCGCCAAGAAAAGTAGTAGTAACAGGAGTAGAGATGTTCAGAAAATTATTAGACCAAGCACAAGCAGGTGATAATATAGGAGCATTATTAAGAGGAGTACAAAGAAACGAAATAGAAAGAGGACAAGTACTAGCAAAGACTGGATCAGTAAAGGCACACACAAAGTTTACAGCAGAAGTATATGTACTTAAAAAAGAAGAGGGTGGAAGACATACACCATTCTTTGATGGATATAGACCACAATTCTATTTTAGAACAACAGACGTAACAGGAGCTTGTAAGTTACCAGAAGGAATAGAGATGGTAATGCCAGGAGATAACGTAACAATGGAAGTAGACTTAATAAACTCAATAGTTGTAGAAGAGGGATTAAGATTCTCAATAAGAGAAGGTGGAAGAACAGTAGCTTCAGGAGTTGTTGCTACAATAAT of Clostridioides sp. ES-S-0054-01 contains these proteins:
- the tuf gene encoding elongation factor Tu produces the protein MAKAKYERTKPHVNIGTIGHVDHGKTTLTAAITKTLYDRYQLGEAVDFANIDKAPEERERGITISTAHVEYETPNRHYAHVDCPGHADYVKNMITGAAQMDGAILVCSATDGPMPQTREHILLSRQVGVPYIVVFLNKCDMVDDEELLELVEMEVRDLLTEYDFPGDDTPIVRGSALMALEDPKSEWGDKIVELFEQIDEYIPAPERDTDKPFLMPVEDVFSITGRGTVATGRVERGVLKVQDEVELVGLTEAPRKVVVTGVEMFRKLLDQAQAGDNIGALLRGVQRNEIERGQVLAKTGSVKAHTKFTAEVYVLKKEEGGRHTPFFDGYRPQFYFRTTDVTGACKLPEGIEMVMPGDNVTMEVDLINSIVVEEGLRFSIREGGRTVASGVVATIIE
- the fusA gene encoding elongation factor G, producing the protein MARKFPLEKTRNIGIMAHIDAGKTTTTERILFYTGQTHKIGETHEGASQMDWMEQEKERGITITSAATTASWKDHRINIIDTPGHVDFTVEVERSLRVLDGSVAVFCAKGGVEPQSENVWRQAETYGVPRIAFVNKMDILGADFYNVVSMMKSRLNSNAVPMQLPIGKEDSFIGIIDLLKMDAVIYKDDLGVEMEETDIPEDMKELAAEWREKLVESVAETDEELMMKYLEGEELTIDELKVAIRKATIACEMNPVFCGTAYRNKGVQLVIDAVLDYLPAPTDIPAIKGILADGEEAERHSSDEEPFSALAFKIMTDPFVGKLAFFRVYSGTLESGSYVLNATKNKRERIGRILQMHANTREEITKVYAGDIAAAVGLKDTTTGDTLCDPANPIILESMEFPEPVISVAIEPSSKAAQEKMGIALQKLAEEDPTFTVKTDQETGQTIISGMGELHLEIIVDRLLREFKVEAKVGAPQVAYRETITQPVDVEYKYSKQSGGRGQYGHVKIRVAPQEPGEGYKFTNKTVGGSVPKEYVGPVDMGIQGAMQSGIVAGYPVVDVAVELYDGSYHEVDSSEMAFKMAGSMAFKDAMKKGNAVLLEPYFKVEVVTPEDYMGDVMGDLNSRRGLIQGMEARSGAQVINAFVPLSEMFGYSTDLRSSTQGRATYTMIFDHYEQVPASVAKKIAEGK
- the rpsG gene encoding 30S ribosomal protein S7 produces the protein MPRKGNVPKREVLPDPMYGSKVVTKLINNLMVDGKKGKSQRIVYDAFAIVAEKTGEEALEVFNKAMDNIMPVLEVKARRVGGANYQVPIEVRPERRQTLGLRWLVKYTRARGEKGMVEKLAKEIMDAANNTGASVKKKEDTHKMAEANKAFAHYRW
- the rpsL gene encoding 30S ribosomal protein S12, with amino-acid sequence MPTINQLVRKSRKALEKKSTAPALQKGYNSLNKKVTDASAPQKRGVCTSVKTVTPKKPNSALRKVARVRLTNGIEVSAYIPGEGHNLQEHSVVLIRGGRVKDLPGVRYHILRGTLDTAGVDKRRQSRSKYGAKRPKEAKK